A part of Flexistipes sp. genomic DNA contains:
- a CDS encoding NAD(P)/FAD-dependent oxidoreductase, producing the protein MKKVVIIGAGFGGLNAAKILAGNKDFSITILDKENHHLFKPLLYQVASAGLNESDIAYPIRSIFAKNENVKVFKENVVDIDGESKKVITDSKIHEYDYLIIACGAVENYFKNSNWISFAPPLQKLSHAQHLRNKILNAFEMAEKSEDDEERKKHLTFVIVGGGPTGVELAGAIGEITRITLTKDFRNIDPSLSRIILIEANNTILRSFDKKLIKKALRDLESLGVQIWNSSKVTDIREDSISIASETLKTSTIMWAAGTMANSLAERIHCDKDQMGKILVENDLSLNQFPDVYAVGDIVHFEQNGRVLPGLAPVAMQQGKYAAKVILKREAGKPYKPFKYRDKGQLATIGRSKAIAEIKRFKVSGTLAWITWLFVHVLYLTGFKNRMLVMLQWAWSYFTFKKGARIIIDK; encoded by the coding sequence TCGGTGCAGGATTTGGCGGTCTGAATGCTGCCAAAATTTTAGCCGGCAACAAAGATTTCAGCATTACAATACTCGATAAGGAGAATCATCATCTTTTCAAACCTCTCCTTTATCAGGTGGCTTCAGCAGGATTAAACGAATCCGATATCGCTTATCCAATTCGCAGCATTTTTGCAAAAAATGAGAATGTAAAAGTATTCAAAGAGAATGTGGTGGATATTGACGGCGAGTCAAAAAAGGTCATTACCGACTCTAAAATTCATGAGTATGACTACCTTATTATTGCATGCGGTGCTGTGGAAAACTACTTTAAAAATAGCAACTGGATCAGTTTTGCTCCTCCTCTTCAAAAATTATCCCACGCACAGCATTTGAGAAACAAAATCCTGAATGCCTTTGAAATGGCTGAAAAATCCGAAGACGATGAGGAAAGGAAAAAGCATCTGACTTTTGTTATAGTGGGGGGCGGTCCCACCGGTGTTGAATTAGCTGGCGCGATTGGAGAAATTACACGTATTACTCTCACCAAAGATTTTCGGAATATTGACCCGTCTTTGTCCAGAATTATTTTAATTGAAGCAAATAACACAATTTTGCGCAGTTTTGATAAAAAACTTATTAAAAAGGCATTAAGGGATTTGGAGTCACTGGGTGTTCAAATCTGGAACAGCAGTAAAGTTACCGATATAAGAGAAGACAGTATAAGTATTGCAAGCGAAACACTAAAAACTTCCACAATTATGTGGGCTGCCGGGACAATGGCAAACAGTTTAGCTGAAAGGATTCATTGTGATAAAGATCAAATGGGGAAAATATTGGTTGAAAATGATCTCAGCTTAAATCAGTTTCCGGATGTTTATGCTGTTGGTGATATTGTTCATTTTGAGCAAAACGGTCGCGTTTTGCCGGGCTTAGCTCCTGTGGCAATGCAGCAGGGAAAATATGCGGCAAAGGTAATTTTAAAAAGAGAAGCCGGAAAACCTTATAAACCTTTTAAATACAGGGATAAAGGACAGTTGGCAACAATTGGAAGGAGCAAAGCAATTGCCGAAATAAAACGTTTTAAAGTTTCCGGGACATTGGCATGGATTACATGGCTTTTCGTACATGTTTTATACTTGACCGGATTTAAGAACAGGATGCTTGTAATGCTGCAATGGGCGTGGTCGTATTTTACATTTAAAAAAGGTGCAAGAATAATCATTGATAAATAA